The Treponema medium genome has a window encoding:
- a CDS encoding Rpn family recombination-promoting nuclease/putative transposase translates to MSTANRKYKDSVFVDLFSEDEKAKENFLSLYNALHGTNLQLSCPVENIKLDNVMYMNIVNDVSCLVDNKIIVLAEHQSTINENMPLRFLQYIARLYEKLQKPTDRYLRTLSKIPTPEFYVFYNGLNDYPETTVLKLSDAFITKPERIPLDLEVKVYNINKSKGAEVLSRCKTLDEYSLFIEEVRLQTQLDPENGFTNAVKICIEKGILKEYLQRKAREVINMLIAEYDYDTDIAVQREEAGKIAFAKGISQGLSQGSHQAKLETAKNLLQFGLSREKIAQATGLTQAEVESLN, encoded by the coding sequence ATGTCTACTGCAAACAGAAAATATAAAGACTCGGTATTTGTTGACCTATTCAGTGAAGATGAAAAGGCAAAAGAAAACTTCTTATCGCTGTATAATGCTTTACACGGAACAAACCTTCAGCTTTCCTGTCCGGTAGAAAACATAAAGCTTGATAATGTCATGTACATGAATATTGTCAACGATGTTTCCTGCCTTGTAGATAATAAGATTATCGTCCTTGCTGAACACCAATCTACCATAAACGAGAACATGCCATTACGCTTTTTGCAATATATAGCAAGATTGTATGAAAAGCTTCAAAAACCAACCGACCGATATTTACGAACGTTATCAAAAATCCCGACACCTGAGTTCTATGTCTTCTATAACGGATTAAACGACTACCCTGAAACTACAGTGTTAAAACTATCCGATGCTTTTATTACAAAACCTGAACGGATACCGTTAGACCTTGAGGTAAAGGTATATAACATAAACAAAAGCAAGGGAGCAGAAGTATTGAGCCGTTGCAAAACCTTAGATGAATACAGTTTGTTTATTGAAGAGGTGAGACTTCAAACACAACTCGACCCTGAAAACGGCTTTACCAATGCGGTAAAGATATGTATAGAAAAAGGAATATTAAAAGAATACTTACAGAGAAAAGCACGGGAGGTGATCAATATGTTAATCGCCGAATATGATTATGACACAGATATTGCAGTACAGAGAGAAGAAGCAGGAAAAATAGCCTTTGCCAAAGGAATATCTCAAGGACTATCTCAAGGTTCCCATCAAGCAAAGCTTGAAACGGCAAAAAATCTTCTGCAATTTGGGCTTTCTCGGGAAAAGATAGCGCAAGCAACCGGTCTTACCCAAGCCGAAGTGGAATCGCTTAACTAA
- a CDS encoding RluA family pseudouridine synthase codes for MHNNQQNIVKKSIPIVYEDEAICIVNKPYGIPVQGGAHISVCLTEILSKQLGIEIFPVHRLDKETSGLLVTAKSAAAARSCRTLFESRVVEKEYLALCFGSFEHSVNKKTLKPIPKEGLIDMPVMENGTPKPASSAYKLLAGTDAYSLFSVRLHTGRMHQIRIHLAGIGCPIIGDDKHGNFALNKQLWKTAHIKKLQLCAYRLSFPIGGKLHLFTVPTPEHIQAAIDMLIGEGILIC; via the coding sequence ATGCACAATAATCAACAAAATATTGTAAAGAAATCCATTCCGATTGTATACGAGGACGAGGCGATTTGTATCGTTAATAAGCCTTACGGCATTCCGGTACAGGGTGGAGCGCACATTTCTGTGTGCCTTACCGAGATTTTAAGCAAGCAGCTTGGAATTGAAATATTCCCCGTACATCGGCTTGATAAAGAGACCTCCGGCTTATTGGTAACGGCGAAAAGCGCCGCCGCCGCCCGTTCGTGCCGCACCTTGTTTGAGTCGCGAGTGGTCGAAAAGGAATATCTTGCATTATGCTTCGGCAGTTTTGAACATTCTGTAAATAAGAAAACACTGAAACCCATTCCGAAGGAAGGCCTTATCGATATGCCGGTTATGGAAAACGGCACGCCGAAGCCTGCCTCAAGTGCGTACAAACTGCTTGCAGGTACGGACGCATACAGCTTGTTCTCCGTCCGGTTGCATACCGGCAGAATGCACCAAATCCGTATTCACCTTGCCGGTATCGGCTGCCCGATTATCGGCGATGACAAGCACGGAAACTTTGCATTAAATAAACAGCTTTGGAAAACCGCCCACATTAAAAAGCTTCAGCTTTGCGCATATCGCCTAAGTTTTCCCATCGGCGGCAAACTTCACCTTTTCACTGTGCCGACACCCGAACATATACAGGCGGCGATTGATATGCTGATAGGGGAAGGTATATTGATATGCTAA
- a CDS encoding UDP-N-acetylmuramoyl-tripeptide--D-alanyl-D-alanine ligase has translation MLLGWEALCTAVAGTFICNYSPYQGFDSVTTDSRSIKPHALFIPLRGTQQDGHRYIEQALQHGAACVLADAAYLGVQKNTQLILTLCEKHQAACIRVEHTLKALQDAAAAYLEQFPQLIKIGVTGSNGKTTTKELLASIFAQKYRIIKNEGNLNSETGLPLSVFTVTKEHELGIFELGMNRKGEIAELAAVLKPNIAVITNIGTAHIGILGSKDAIAHEKKQIFSCFDENSVGFVPDKNEYTAFLQEVPHGKIFTYDADPASYTLEGLSGAEIRYRGETIHLPLPGIHNVQNTFAAIAVAEYCHIRLQSIKAGIEQMHALFGRSQIIRGPVTYLLDCYNANPDSMNAGLALCANIAVSGKKIYLLASMKELGAESAEAHRAVCAAAFASDADVLFFFGKEMCEAVVKQKKTSNKPFFCFTEAFADKLRDTLDGLLNRNDFVFLKGSRSLALEQFEPILQKERV, from the coding sequence ATGTTGTTGGGTTGGGAGGCTCTCTGCACGGCAGTTGCAGGAACATTTATTTGCAATTATTCTCCTTATCAGGGATTCGATTCCGTTACAACAGACAGCAGAAGTATAAAGCCTCATGCGCTCTTTATTCCGCTGCGGGGTACACAGCAGGACGGACACCGCTATATCGAACAAGCGTTACAGCACGGGGCTGCTTGCGTACTTGCCGATGCGGCGTATCTCGGCGTTCAAAAAAATACGCAACTCATCCTCACCCTCTGTGAAAAACATCAGGCAGCCTGTATCCGCGTTGAACATACGTTGAAAGCACTGCAAGACGCCGCTGCTGCCTATCTGGAACAATTCCCGCAGCTCATTAAAATCGGGGTAACCGGTTCAAACGGTAAAACGACGACAAAAGAACTGCTTGCATCCATCTTTGCACAGAAATACCGAATTATAAAAAATGAGGGCAACCTCAATTCCGAAACAGGCTTGCCGCTCTCGGTCTTTACCGTAACGAAAGAACATGAACTAGGAATTTTTGAACTCGGTATGAATCGGAAAGGAGAAATTGCGGAACTTGCCGCAGTCCTGAAACCGAACATTGCCGTTATCACCAATATCGGCACCGCGCATATTGGAATACTCGGTTCTAAAGACGCTATCGCCCACGAGAAAAAACAAATTTTTTCCTGTTTTGATGAAAACTCCGTCGGCTTCGTCCCTGATAAGAATGAGTACACGGCGTTCTTACAAGAAGTACCGCATGGAAAAATTTTTACCTACGACGCAGATCCCGCCTCCTATACTCTCGAAGGACTTTCCGGCGCGGAGATACGGTATCGGGGAGAAACTATCCACTTACCGCTTCCGGGAATTCATAACGTACAAAACACCTTTGCCGCGATCGCTGTTGCGGAATATTGTCATATCCGGTTGCAGTCGATAAAAGCGGGCATCGAACAGATGCATGCCTTATTCGGTAGATCGCAAATTATCCGCGGGCCGGTAACCTATCTACTCGACTGCTATAACGCCAATCCCGATTCGATGAATGCGGGACTTGCACTGTGTGCGAATATCGCGGTAAGCGGCAAAAAGATTTATCTGCTCGCCTCGATGAAGGAACTGGGCGCAGAGTCCGCGGAAGCACACCGTGCCGTATGTGCAGCAGCTTTTGCTTCCGATGCCGACGTGTTGTTTTTTTTCGGCAAAGAGATGTGTGAGGCAGTCGTGAAGCAAAAGAAAACTTCAAACAAACCTTTTTTCTGCTTTACGGAAGCATTTGCCGATAAACTTCGCGACACGTTAGACGGCTTATTAAACCGAAACGATTTTGTATTTCTGAAAGGATCCCGCAGCCTTGCGCTGGAGCAGTTTGAACCTATTCTGCAAAAGGAGCGGGTATGA
- a CDS encoding four helix bundle protein — protein MKTDNVIVDKSKAFALKVIGLYKKLCDTNREFVMSKQLLKSGTSIGANIKEAQQGQSKADFYAKLLG, from the coding sequence ATGAAAACTGACAATGTGATTGTTGATAAATCAAAGGCGTTTGCGTTGAAGGTAATCGGCTTGTACAAAAAGCTTTGCGATACGAACCGTGAGTTTGTTATGTCAAAACAGCTTTTAAAAAGCGGAACGAGCATCGGGGCAAACATTAAAGAAGCCCAGCAGGGACAAAGCAAGGCGGACTTTTATGCAAAGCTCTTGGGATAA
- a CDS encoding cell division protein FtsQ/DivIB, with protein MSDIIGLQNHAYTESRQLPQTVKKTKGKQLLKIIILAMLLFLAGDSVYHLFILPFNSTAKIQFFGIDTILETDLKKAAGLTGTEKWGKIDKDVLLRRVASYPLVAEARVVKKYPDKVLIEIIERKPVGVLLATVGGRTIQMEIDKTGTVFKAASKKEAQALPVISGLSFQTIRAGMKVHKKLVPLFKQLDLLQKKNPALLSEISEMKIEQKKYGGFDLILYPVQTPVKVRTDSTLNEERLQYMMLTLDVIRDLDLSAQIEELDVRAGTASYRLRGEANE; from the coding sequence ATGTCTGATATTATCGGTTTACAAAACCATGCATATACCGAATCGCGTCAATTACCTCAAACCGTAAAAAAAACAAAAGGGAAGCAGCTCCTTAAAATCATTATTTTAGCGATGCTGCTTTTTTTGGCAGGCGACTCCGTTTATCATCTTTTTATTTTGCCTTTTAATTCAACAGCAAAGATACAGTTTTTCGGCATCGACACCATTCTCGAAACGGATCTGAAAAAAGCAGCCGGTCTGACCGGAACGGAAAAATGGGGAAAGATCGATAAAGATGTGTTATTGCGTCGGGTTGCAAGCTATCCACTCGTTGCAGAAGCACGGGTGGTAAAAAAATATCCGGACAAGGTATTGATTGAAATAATCGAACGGAAACCGGTTGGCGTATTGCTTGCAACAGTTGGCGGCCGCACTATCCAGATGGAAATAGATAAAACGGGAACAGTATTTAAAGCGGCCTCAAAAAAAGAAGCGCAAGCGTTGCCTGTTATCAGCGGCCTTTCCTTTCAGACTATACGAGCGGGAATGAAGGTGCACAAAAAGCTTGTACCATTATTTAAACAACTGGATCTTTTGCAGAAAAAAAATCCGGCATTACTCAGCGAAATCTCCGAAATGAAGATTGAACAGAAAAAATACGGCGGTTTTGACCTCATCCTCTATCCGGTACAAACGCCGGTTAAGGTACGTACCGACAGTACATTGAATGAAGAGCGATTGCAGTATATGATGTTGACGTTGGATGTCATACGGGATCTTGATCTGAGTGCACAGATTGAGGAGTTGGATGTACGGGCAGGAACCGCTTCCTACCGTTTAAGAGGTGAAGCCAATGAGTGA
- a CDS encoding cell division protein FtsL — MKHLLALILTLSIPCLFFFTVKQSQVYNTLEREVNAYNDEQNRLIAENKRKISAISILSKPQRIEKIAVEELDMHKADSSQIIRISLDKEKKG; from the coding sequence ATGAAACACCTTTTAGCTTTGATTCTTACCCTCAGTATACCATGCCTGTTTTTCTTCACTGTTAAACAGTCGCAAGTTTATAATACACTTGAACGTGAAGTAAACGCATATAATGACGAGCAAAATCGTCTGATTGCAGAAAACAAACGAAAGATTTCGGCTATTTCCATCCTCTCCAAACCGCAGCGGATAGAAAAAATCGCTGTCGAAGAATTGGATATGCATAAAGCGGACTCCTCTCAAATTATCCGCATCTCCTTGGATAAGGAAAAGAAGGGATAG
- a CDS encoding TraB/GumN family protein, with product MKIHKYLKKIVPLLMLGILLTACTTTEQAKRHAELSKPVLIEHPERFFWEIKGNKGSVYVLGTVHVADKSFYPLEKNVLRAFDKADRLVSEIGGKAELDAFTGKLQTVIMKNINADPKKSLLKVLSEEDLAFLYETIGDDTVHQLALFNPWILNTVLAQLLMNKAGLNAGDGIDMYLMQRAENKKIAALDTAEQQLAVLSYGTFEEQLALLKDSIQALRDIDKSIEEMHRIRDFYLSNNRKELSALLVELLLNVPSSFSEKKAQAYIDTLLTDRNRIWAQKFDEYLREGGNTFVFAGTAHFLGKSNVFEIMRKKNMLE from the coding sequence ATGAAGATTCATAAATATTTAAAAAAGATAGTCCCACTTCTCATGCTGGGCATTTTGCTTACTGCCTGTACGACTACGGAACAGGCTAAACGTCATGCTGAATTATCGAAACCGGTACTGATAGAACACCCCGAACGTTTTTTTTGGGAGATAAAGGGTAATAAAGGTTCCGTCTATGTGCTGGGAACCGTTCATGTTGCTGATAAAAGTTTTTATCCGCTTGAAAAGAACGTGCTCCGTGCATTCGATAAAGCTGACCGCTTAGTAAGTGAAATCGGCGGTAAGGCAGAACTGGATGCATTCACCGGAAAGTTGCAAACCGTTATCATGAAGAATATAAATGCCGATCCCAAAAAGAGTTTGCTTAAAGTCTTATCAGAGGAAGATCTTGCTTTCCTCTATGAAACGATTGGTGATGATACGGTGCATCAGCTTGCCTTATTTAATCCGTGGATTTTGAACACGGTCTTAGCGCAGCTTTTAATGAATAAAGCAGGGTTAAATGCCGGAGACGGTATTGATATGTATTTGATGCAGCGGGCTGAAAATAAAAAAATTGCAGCGCTCGATACGGCAGAGCAGCAGCTTGCAGTGTTATCGTACGGTACTTTTGAAGAGCAACTTGCTCTATTAAAGGATTCCATACAAGCATTGCGAGATATTGATAAGAGTATTGAAGAAATGCATAGGATTCGGGATTTTTATCTGAGTAATAATCGGAAAGAGCTTTCAGCGTTGCTGGTCGAATTACTTTTGAATGTACCGTCTTCTTTCTCTGAAAAAAAGGCGCAAGCTTATATCGATACACTGTTGACCGATCGGAACCGGATATGGGCGCAGAAATTCGATGAATACCTGCGCGAAGGCGGCAATACGTTCGTTTTTGCCGGTACTGCACACTTCCTTGGAAAGTCAAACGTTTTTGAAATTATGCGGAAGAAGAATATGCTTGAGTAA
- the rsmH gene encoding 16S rRNA (cytosine(1402)-N(4))-methyltransferase RsmH, which translates to MNFVHTPVLLQECLQLLAPETSDPLLIDGTLGEGGHSEAFLTRFPQLKVIGIDADPAIQAKAKIRLAPFGERMQFFLGWSDVFFDQYPQDRAAPSLILFDLGISLFHYMESKRGFSFSGDEPLDMRINPNESLTAADIVNTYSEKKLADLLYLYAEERFSRPIARAIVAEREKRPFTEARQLSETVFHAVPARFRHGPIHPATKTFQALRIAVNSELDRLPHLLEKAFACLAAEGKMGVISFHSLEDRIVKLFFRDLAKSCICPPEMPICTCGGVPRAALLTKKPVGPSAEETAANAPSRSARLRVIKKLSLRRS; encoded by the coding sequence ATGAACTTTGTACACACACCGGTTTTATTACAAGAATGCCTGCAATTGCTTGCCCCGGAAACATCCGACCCGCTTCTTATCGATGGAACATTAGGCGAAGGCGGTCATAGCGAGGCATTTTTAACCCGCTTTCCGCAGTTAAAAGTTATCGGTATCGATGCCGACCCTGCCATTCAAGCAAAGGCAAAGATACGGCTTGCTCCATTCGGCGAGCGTATGCAGTTTTTTTTAGGCTGGTCGGATGTGTTCTTTGATCAATATCCTCAAGATAGAGCGGCGCCTTCACTCATCTTATTTGATCTTGGCATTTCTCTTTTCCATTATATGGAATCAAAACGCGGCTTTTCATTCAGCGGCGACGAACCGCTCGATATGCGTATCAATCCGAATGAATCGCTGACAGCCGCTGATATCGTAAACACCTACAGCGAAAAAAAACTCGCGGATTTACTATACCTCTATGCGGAAGAACGCTTTTCGCGGCCGATTGCCCGTGCTATTGTTGCAGAACGAGAAAAGCGCCCTTTTACGGAAGCGCGACAGTTAAGTGAAACCGTGTTCCATGCCGTACCTGCTCGTTTCAGACACGGCCCCATACATCCGGCAACCAAGACATTCCAAGCCTTACGAATTGCCGTCAACAGCGAACTTGACCGGCTGCCGCATCTACTGGAAAAAGCCTTTGCGTGTCTTGCGGCAGAGGGCAAAATGGGTGTTATCTCCTTTCATTCGCTGGAAGACCGCATTGTCAAACTTTTTTTTAGAGACCTTGCAAAAAGCTGTATTTGCCCGCCTGAAATGCCGATATGTACTTGTGGAGGCGTCCCCCGTGCAGCATTACTTACTAAAAAACCGGTCGGCCCCTCTGCCGAAGAGACAGCCGCTAATGCGCCATCTCGCAGCGCACGGCTCCGTGTCATCAAAAAGCTCTCTTTGAGGAGGTCATAA
- a CDS encoding InlB B-repeat-containing protein, with protein MKKRKARILVSFLAVLLVSVSACKNPFLKKMLVEEEKGESSAVSKHTVTFSVEGTGGTLKAKANGVEETAKSPISIEQGKKVTFTAEPAAGYMIKEWKVDGAVITGNTENSYIHTVTKAVDVKVSFEALPPGKASYTVKHYREKPEGGYPAEPAEREILNGTVGADAAYTAKIYEGFTYNSSLTKINGTVQTSGTISADNATAVELYYERKTVNVTFKLAGGTVDGNTDDIVKTGKYGTDLTVPAPVKTGAVFKGWEPALPSSPLFPAADTEYTAKWQNVYTINFSVEGSTGGALKAEVDGNEITTGDSVEQGKSVVFTAEPAPDYVVEQWTNGGTVIAEAGMDTSYTYTATADADIKVKFQSLFVEGGASLILSPDKLDITVKVTTADNSSVTVEGCTETTLTSGAETVLHAKGRKVILKGNITALECRYNRLTALNVQGLTALQGLYCGDNQLTELNVQGLTALQGLQCGGNQLTSLDVQGLTALKELWCNGNQLTALNVQGLTALQRLHCGNNQLTALNVQDLTALQELNCAYSQLTALNVQDLTALQELNCYSNQLTALNVQGLTALQELQCGGNQLTELNVQDCTALQELICSSNQLTALNAQGLTALRWLYCGSNQLTELNVQSLTALKELWCHDNQLTTLNIQGLTALRTLRCYNNKLTAQAFTKLFDDLPARQDSDAAMCVLYTEYTGVTEGNHTDFTAPPDLAAAFNNAKTVKKWKMYKMNGSWSWVEI; from the coding sequence ATGAAAAAGAGGAAAGCTCGGATTTTAGTTTCATTTTTGGCGGTACTTTTGGTATCGGTTTCCGCTTGTAAAAACCCGTTTTTAAAAAAGATGCTGGTTGAAGAGGAAAAGGGTGAAAGTTCTGCGGTTTCCAAACACACGGTAACTTTCAGCGTGGAAGGCACCGGCGGAACGCTTAAAGCAAAGGCGAACGGTGTAGAGGAAACGGCGAAGAGTCCCATAAGCATTGAACAGGGTAAAAAGGTAACTTTTACGGCAGAGCCTGCCGCAGGCTACATGATAAAAGAGTGGAAAGTAGACGGCGCCGTTATTACAGGCAACACGGAAAATTCATATATCCATACCGTTACAAAAGCGGTTGACGTTAAAGTGAGCTTTGAAGCGCTCCCGCCCGGCAAAGCCTCGTATACGGTAAAACACTATCGGGAAAAACCGGAAGGCGGTTATCCTGCAGAGCCTGCGGAAAGGGAAATCTTAAACGGTACCGTGGGAGCAGATGCCGCATACACGGCGAAAATCTACGAAGGCTTTACCTATAATTCAAGCCTTACCAAAATAAACGGAACCGTACAAACGAGCGGCACGATAAGCGCCGACAACGCTACCGCCGTAGAACTCTATTATGAGCGAAAGACGGTAAACGTAACCTTTAAACTTGCAGGCGGCACCGTAGACGGCAATACGGATGATATTGTAAAAACGGGCAAATACGGAACAGACTTGACGGTTCCCGCTCCCGTAAAAACGGGCGCCGTTTTTAAAGGATGGGAACCTGCGCTGCCTTCATCTCCCCTTTTCCCCGCAGCCGATACGGAATACACTGCGAAATGGCAGAACGTCTATACGATTAACTTCAGCGTAGAAGGCAGCACAGGCGGCGCACTGAAAGCCGAAGTTGACGGCAATGAAATCACTACGGGCGATTCAGTCGAACAGGGTAAGTCTGTTGTCTTTACGGCCGAACCTGCTCCTGATTATGTGGTTGAACAGTGGACAAACGGCGGCACAGTTATCGCCGAAGCCGGCATGGATACAAGCTATACTTACACCGCAACGGCAGATGCGGACATCAAAGTGAAGTTTCAATCACTCTTTGTCGAAGGCGGTGCCTCGCTCATCTTAAGCCCCGATAAGCTTGACATCACGGTTAAGGTAACAACAGCCGATAACTCCTCCGTTACGGTAGAAGGCTGTACCGAAACAACACTTACAAGCGGCGCCGAAACCGTGCTGCATGCAAAAGGCAGAAAGGTCATCCTCAAAGGCAACATCACTGCGCTGGAGTGCCGCTACAATCGGCTTACCGCTCTTAACGTGCAGGGCTTAACCGCCTTGCAAGGGCTGTACTGCGGCGACAATCAACTCACCGAACTTAATGTGCAGGGCTTAACCGCTTTGCAAGGGCTGCAGTGCGGCGGTAATCAGCTTACCTCTCTTGACGTGCAGGGCTTAACTGCTTTGAAAGAGCTGTGGTGCAACGGCAATCAGCTCACCGCACTTAACGTGCAAGGCTTAACCGCTTTGCAAAGGCTGCACTGCGGCAACAATCAGCTTACCGCCCTTAACGTGCAGGACTTAACCGCCTTGCAAGAGCTGAACTGCGCCTACAGTCAGCTTACCGCCCTTAACGTGCAGGACTTAACCGCCTTGCAAGAGCTGAACTGCTACTCCAATCAGCTAACCGCCCTTAACGTGCAGGGCTTAACCGCTTTGCAAGAGCTGCAGTGCGGCGGCAATCAGCTTACCGAACTTAACGTGCAGGACTGTACCGCTTTGCAAGAGTTGATCTGCAGCAGCAATCAGCTCACCGCGCTTAACGCGCAGGGCTTAACCGCTTTGCGATGGCTGTACTGCGGCAGCAATCAGCTTACCGAACTTAACGTGCAGAGCTTAACCGCTTTGAAAGAGCTGTGGTGCCACGACAATCAGCTTACCACACTTAACATACAGGGCTTAACTGCTTTGCGAACGCTACGCTGCTACAACAATAAGCTCACCGCACAAGCCTTTACCAAACTCTTTGACGATTTACCGGCGCGGCAGGATAGTGATGCGGCGATGTGTGTTCTTTACACCGAATACACCGGTGTTACCGAAGGCAATCACACGGACTTTACCGCTCCGCCGGATTTAGCCGCAGCCTTTAATAATGCGAAAACGGTAAAGAAGTGGAAGATGTATAAGATGAATGGAAGCTGGTCATGGGTTGAGATTTAA
- the ftsW gene encoding putative lipid II flippase FtsW has product MMQHTITVEKNINRDRYSFTFILLVLIMVGLGIAVLYSGSLHYAERFFDDSSYFVVRQFRNLLLGSIGLIFFSFLSFDHLRKLLPYLLIAGFILLLLPFIPGIASPRNGANRWISIGGFSLQPSEFIKLLLIIFLANFFDKKADQLDAPLISILPPFFITSVFVLLIYLENDFSSAFFLMLIFMVMFFAAGGPLLWFLKGLIVTIPCAVLMVVTSTYRMKRVLSFISPDSDPLDTGYQINAALEALAGSGLYGTGIGNGVHKISSVPEIYSDFIFVAWAEEMGFLGVCGYLVLLLAFTAVAYLIAFSCKNRFGCYVAFGAASSIVLQSFLNLGVVVRLLPATGIPLPFFSFGGSSLITSLCLCGLIINVSSYSKRSASHV; this is encoded by the coding sequence ATGATGCAGCACACTATCACCGTTGAAAAGAACATCAACCGCGACCGATACAGCTTCACGTTTATCCTGCTCGTTCTCATTATGGTCGGACTTGGAATTGCAGTACTCTATTCGGGATCACTGCATTACGCCGAACGTTTTTTTGATGATTCTTCTTATTTTGTTGTCAGACAATTCCGCAATCTCCTTTTAGGCAGCATCGGTCTCATTTTCTTTTCGTTCTTAAGTTTCGATCATTTACGGAAACTGCTTCCTTATCTTTTGATTGCAGGTTTTATCCTTCTGTTGCTCCCCTTTATTCCGGGCATTGCATCTCCTCGAAACGGCGCCAACCGCTGGATTTCTATCGGAGGTTTCAGTTTACAGCCATCGGAATTTATCAAGCTTCTACTCATTATCTTTCTCGCGAACTTCTTCGATAAAAAAGCGGATCAACTGGATGCGCCCTTAATTTCCATATTACCTCCTTTTTTTATCACATCGGTGTTCGTATTACTGATATACCTTGAAAACGATTTTTCGAGTGCGTTCTTTTTAATGCTCATTTTTATGGTCATGTTTTTTGCTGCAGGAGGGCCATTGCTCTGGTTCTTAAAGGGATTGATTGTTACCATTCCCTGTGCAGTACTTATGGTCGTTACCTCAACCTACCGGATGAAGCGTGTACTCTCTTTTATATCCCCCGACAGCGATCCGCTTGATACAGGTTATCAAATCAATGCAGCCCTTGAAGCGCTTGCCGGCAGCGGTCTTTACGGTACGGGAATAGGGAACGGTGTGCATAAAATTTCGAGTGTTCCGGAAATATACTCCGATTTTATTTTTGTCGCATGGGCGGAAGAAATGGGCTTTTTAGGAGTGTGCGGTTATCTTGTACTCTTGCTTGCATTTACTGCAGTAGCCTATCTGATTGCGTTTTCCTGTAAAAACCGATTCGGTTGTTATGTTGCGTTCGGCGCTGCCTCCTCAATCGTCCTTCAATCTTTTTTAAACTTAGGAGTTGTAGTCCGCCTGTTACCCGCAACCGGTATTCCCCTCCCCTTTTTCTCATTCGGAGGATCTTCGCTCATTACCAGTCTTTGCCTATGCGGACTGATTATCAATGTTTCAAGTTATTCAAAAAGGAGCGCTTCACATGTCTGA
- the mraZ gene encoding division/cell wall cluster transcriptional repressor MraZ, producing MEKSVFSGEYNNTLDEKGRIMFPAKLRCLLPGSQVVITRGIDRCIWIFPPEEWALLSEKVMQSASLFQANSRLVLRRLIAPAQEIDIDKAGRVSIPQSLREYAQLEKDCVLLGINRYLELWNADEYRAYLEGSEADFHQASEDLGLIRF from the coding sequence GTGGAAAAAAGTGTGTTTTCAGGAGAGTATAATAATACGCTTGACGAAAAGGGACGTATTATGTTTCCTGCAAAATTACGCTGTTTACTTCCGGGCTCACAAGTAGTGATTACCCGAGGAATTGACCGCTGTATCTGGATATTTCCTCCTGAAGAATGGGCATTGCTATCCGAAAAAGTTATGCAATCCGCATCGTTGTTTCAGGCAAACTCCCGTCTTGTACTGCGCAGACTTATCGCTCCGGCGCAGGAAATAGACATTGATAAGGCGGGACGTGTTTCAATACCCCAAAGTTTACGTGAATACGCGCAGCTCGAAAAAGACTGCGTGCTATTGGGCATCAACCGTTATCTCGAATTGTGGAATGCGGATGAATATCGGGCTTATCTGGAGGGAAGCGAGGCGGATTTCCATCAAGCGAGCGAAGACTTGGGGCTTATCCGTTTTTAA